gggcccctttaatgtgaCCATATCAACAAGGTCCTACTGTATTGCTGGCAGCCAAAGAGGGTATATAACTTATTACATAAGTGAAGCCAAATCAGTGCAGCATTACTGAGGGTACAAAAATACACAACTTGCTACTACTTGCTCAACCTTGCTCAACAAGTGTCTGTATGTGTGTGTCACAGGTTTGAGTAACATGCATCTGTACAGATCGCCTGGAAAATTTTTCATAGACAAACATTAGATTCATGTGCAGCCATAGTAGGTGTTTGATGTTCCAAGAGTGAGCATCCACTTCTTTAATTGTCCTATGATTTACTCTGTAAAATTTTATGTGCAGAGTTTTCTGTTGATGTGGCGTTCTCTTGCCGGTCGAAGTATAGTCGCCTTTGTTGGCTGACTTTTTtttgcactaacatgtctttaacaattttaaagacatgttagtgcatgcaaaagtcagccaacatcatttCCCCGTAATAGAAGCATGTCATCACctcaggtgcaaaacctgcaggcaccttcaaagtgatgTTACAATTAAAATCACTGCAAATAGATATACACACCAAGCGAAAACTAGTTTTACTTGCATTAGTTCTGATGTGATTTATATGcatgaatgttccttctgtaagaagcAATATATAGGTGAAATGGGACAAATCAGTGAATGTCAGGTTAAATGGACATTGCAcggacacagctaaagagcttCCCAAAGCTGTCGCCTAGCATTTAAACGAACCAGGGCAtaaactttgatgaacttaaactgtACATCCTACTGTTAAATTTCCATTCTGTGCGAGACAGAAAGTACAGATAATCatcatccataagttcaagacattgcaaataggcataaatgtttcaaaaggagctttagaatctattcaaTGTGCTAAaattcaagctataggcaacagcacTTAGTTATTTTTCATTGGGCTGCTTAGTgtattctttttcatttcttctttcccctttttttttcttcttttatttatatacTAAATTCATTTTAGTACATTTTTTTTCCACAAGCACCATTTTCTGCCACATCCTTTATTCTCTCTTTCAGAGAGACGATAGCTCACTGACCTCCAGCGAAGCAGGCAATCCCCCCCTCCCTGTCGTGCAGGCTCCTTCCAAGAAAAAAACACATGGTTGGTTGACACACGGCCCTACCGCACATTCCCTCACCAACGCTGAATAGCACTCCTTTATGTTCAGCTGTACACCCTTGCCGTTAACACACCCTCGGCCGTTGCCTCGCCCACCTGCcctaccccctctcccctttagaattCTACCTATACATACTgtgctgaggaaagcatatgtcgccttgaaaaagaaaagtccacttctcgaaatgttggctcccgcttttgccttgttctcatttttctcATCATCCTGGCCACTTGGAAAACTTGCAAAATATGCCTCCGCTCCTAGTGTATGGAAATACTAACACAATAGCAGTTGTTttgtgtgcacgtgtgtataatttaTTGTAATGAGTTCAGTCCTTGCACAGGTGAAGGCTAGGGCCTGCTAAGGTAGAAGTAAGTGTATatgacacacatacacacatgaaTGCTTTCACAACAATTGTATAGCATCATATGCTACATGTCATTTATTGGTGTCCTGATTTTCACAGACAGATACAGCTAACCAAAGCAAGAACATGATTGTGGGTAGCAGACTGAAAACGCTTCAGGGAATTTCATTTTTAGCACAAGTCAAGGCCATGTGATAGTCTTTTTCTACCAAAATCTTAACTTGCCCTGCTCATCGTCTCAGGGCAGTGCAAATCATCTAAACTATTGTTTGTAACACCTAGATGCCAGGAGCAAAGTGCAAGACAGGTTGTGTAGCCAGTCGCACGCCTCTCGGTAGACTTGCAGGCCGGCTGCTTGCAGAGTTTCGAGATACGGCGTCGCGGTCACTGAGCTATATCAGGGAGCATGTGAGCAACCCCGAATCACCGTGTTTCCAAGATGGCTGCATGTGGCTGCTCTGAGACGAATATCCACGAGTCCCTCAGTACTCTTACACAGGTCCTGCAGAAGAGGAATGCCAAGGAGGTCAGCTACATTCATACCGAGGGTGGCAATTGCTTAAAACAGCCTATCTGCTCAAAGGACCCGTAACCAGTAAAGTTCCAATGCACAACCAGGGGGCACTTTATCACGGTAATTTTTCAAATTGCTTCATAATTTGAGGAAGTAAGAGGAACTGAAATGTTGCCATGCTGCCAGGAGGCAAACTTCAATGCCAACATAAACAGCCCttttaatgtgtaagcattctttggcaagCTCCTCAGACCTGTCATGCAAATAGTGTAGTGCCTTGtacctgcacaaaaatgcgtaatttgcgaagtCATTTAATTgttatgatagtgtaaatgtagatgattggtagcttttaaGTGATAAGACACAATTTAGAGCAAAAAAGTAAGAGAGACTACCCATAGCGATACATAGGGCTCCTtcgaaaatgcatggggaagcttatagtaaGGGTGTGCCAATTGAAATTAAGGGGTGGCTCAGCACGAAATTTACAATTGGGTCCACTTGAAATTTGTAAGTGAGCCAACTTGAATTGTGGGGTGGTCCAACTTGAAATTTGACGTGGTCCAAAttaatttgggggtgggccaaattAAATTTGGCAGTGGGCCACCTTAAAATTTGGACGTGGGCAAGCCGAAATTCGGGGCTGGCCCAAGTTAagatttggggatgggccaagttAAAAtctggaggtgggccaacttgaagtttataTCTGGGCCTACTTAAATTTAGGGGTGGGTCAACCTGAAGTTTTCGGGTGGGGGCTGGGCCAACTTCATATTTGAAGTCGGCCTACTTGAAATTTGGGTATAGCACAAGTAAATGTGAGGTTGGGCTAACTTGAAGTTAGGGTGTGGGCCAACCTCagatattgggggggggggggcagactctaattgaacgctgctgagcgtccttcgcGATACAAACACCTcgagggcaagcgagcgcgttgagacgcttggcgcgttttgattggACCTTGCCGAGGCGCAGTcagaatgcaggcgagagcttgcgtagacaaggaacgcgcataAAATACAGGCTTGCCagagcgatgatgatgatgatagtgatctagggaaaggaaggacgcttggttctgcaGCGAGGGGGTCGTGGCACCGCGGCGATGCACTCTCCCTCACACACCTCACACGCTACGGCGGCAGTTGGTGTTACCTTTCGCCCGCCTCGCTCCGTCGAGCCGTGCTCGTGCCCGGCGTTCCGGCTCATTTGGCACGATGGCTTTGAAAGGGCCGGACGCGAAGTGAAAAATCGGACCACCGtctactaaagcctaagcatCCTTTGCCACCCgaaaggccatgggtagacgcgcataagttaggaaaagcaagtaagcacTGCACTAAGCACGAAGGCACAACCAAGCCAAAcgatgcttacgcattagtagacaattatCACAATTTCAATAGCTTTTTTTGCAAGCGAACTGTGACCGCGACAACATTCCTTCTTTTCTATTAACGTCCTCCTCCACTTCCTCAAGGCGCTTTGCCGTGCTCCCTAACGGACTGCTGAAAATACTAGCGCCGCTTCCTCTCCacaatcactctctctctctctctctcgttccctGCCTTCCCTCATACCAGACCCGAGGTATCGCGCCACTTTTACGTCACAAGCCCCGCCTCCTTTTTCTTTGTTAGTAGTGCTGCGTGGCGCACTTCAGTGGCTGTCCTGCCCGTTCTGCATTAGATTTACCGAAGTCACGTGCCATACTCGGAGACATTGCAGGCAATGCctagttttgtttttttcttgcgcaCCTTACAAACACATGTCAAGCAAACTGGGCCCGCATCGTGTAGTGCCCACTTCACATGAGCCTTCACATGAAATATTCTATGTAGGATTAATTGTGCTCACCCGGAGCAGCTCGCGGGTGTCCGTGTCAACGTTGGTTCTCAAGAATATTGACAGGTTGCCAAACAAACGGGCAATTTCGTGGCGGGACAGGAGCTGCTGATCCATGAGGTAGAGGGCCATTTCGACGGCGGACCTACTTCTGGCGTTGCGCAAAAGATCGATGTACAGGGCCCTGTAGAAGAGAGCAAAGCAGTACTTGAGGTCTGTATCCATACTTAAACATCGAGCTTAACAGCCGAAATCACCGCAAGCTAAAGTAGAAGCAATTCGCAGAAACTTCAGCCTTCCGCCTTGCATTAGTTGGTTAATTGTAGTTGGTTAATGGCATTATGAAACATGGTAATAGGACTAAGAAAAAGGAAGTAAAACTGAACGCCTAGGAAAGTCTTGTTTTTTTATAGACACCCGTTAGATTCCTCACTTGTGTTGCCCTGTGTACGATGTTGAAAGGGAACCAACATGAACGGGCgttggacatcaactgactgtacTGCACAAATTAGTAGATGCATGAAAGGCACACTTGCGTCAAAATTCGAGAATGCGTCACGTGATATAAATCTTATCGCTCATCATGTGCGCGCACAATGCACCCTCTTCTTCAATTTATTCTGTCTTTTTGCATCACAGCAAAAATACACAGAAGGAACTTGGTATTCGCGAGTTAGCCATTTCTCTGCCCGAGATTCCCATTACTTGAGCAAAAAGATGCGTAACACGGGTGTGCCTTTCATGCTGTAAGGCCAGTTTATGCTCCCTGCCCGTCCTGTACATTTGGTTTGGTCTTCCTTTACTGATGAGGGGGAATATATTCCTGTTCCTATCATCGTCCCCTTGAGCACTGTAACTACATTTTACAATTTCCCTTTGCTCCCCATGACTGTTTTACTCTGAGCTGGGTCAAGCCGCATGAGATCTCGTCGCAATGAAGATCTCACATCTGTATTCACAATGGCAGTGGGCGCGCATTTGAACATGCTATATACTCTCGCTGCACGCCCCACTCTGCTTTGTAAGCACTAATTATACCGTGTGTGAGCGCTTCGCGCACATCTCTAGAGGCACTAGCACTTTGCAGCATTGTACATTAACAGCAGTTTCAGGCTTCTATAATAGGGACGCGCGCAACCGTATACCTGAGGAGCTGCTCCTTGGGTTCCAGGTCGCTGGTCTCGCTGAGGAGGGCCGACGGCATAGCCTGCTTCAGCTGCTCGGTGTTGAGGAGCGAGACCATGCTCACGAGCTTCAGCATGAGCGCAGGAGTTCTCCTCGTCTCAacgctgagctcgaggtcggcTAGCTCCTCGGCCACCTCATCAAGGAGCTGGGCGAAAACTTCAGGCTTGACTTGCTCGGGGCTGCCCGTGCGGTAGCCGTAGGCGTACCTGTTGAAGTTCTCGGCCACCTCGGACAAGTTTAGCTTCAGTGATGTGCGCGGCTCTCCGTCGAACTGCACCGCGGTGTCCATGGGTGGCGCTCCGTGGCTGGCCAGCTCGAGCTGAAGGCGGGTTCGCACCACGACCGAGCCTCCGGGTACGGGCAGCGTGGCGAGACTCTCGGAGATGGCGTACTCGATGAGGCTGCCGTTGACCCTGTAGTAGGACACCTCGTGCGCGGTCACCGCGGAGTCGTCCTGACCGGAGCGAATGAAATAGATGTTAGGTATTATATACCTGTCATCCAGAAAAGTCATGCGAGGCCTTTCCGCATAGGTTAAAACGGCCATATAATTCCGCCATAACGTCAAAACGGCCGTCTTTCTCATCTCTGATTGGCTCACAAGATGGCTGCGCCTTTTCTGATTGGCTAAGAGCGCCAACAACTCGGAATTTCGGCGTCGTCCAGAGTAGTATTCACATAACGGTATGTGCATCTTTTACGACTCGAGGAACCTCCGGAATGGGACTTGTCACCTGCCCTAAACACGTGGACCAATTCTTTAATCCCGTACACCCGTAAACAGCAGTTATCGGCCGCTTCTCTGGCTCACTTCGACGAGCTACACCGCTCTGTAAGACTTGCATAAGCCTTTGTCGAAACTGTATGTTCATGGCGGGCCATACAAGCCTTCATTTTCTGCAAACTACAGGCGGGGcattctgcaagtgtccacctagcggacatgtccatttcgtctgctgctgggGTTCTGATTGGTTGGGTTGGGGTACTTGTCAGAAGTAGACAggcgcccccagccaatcagcacttgagCAGCAGATGACATGGACAGGTTCACTAAATGGACACCTTCAAAAtagcctcccctccccccaagtCCGAACTTGAAGTGTGAGTAGATCCATCGGCTAAATGCTTATACTTCTCATTCCAGAATTCTATCCTTGTCGTCTCATATATGGCACGCCTACCaattttctctttcccgtttcgcCAACGCAAATCTGCATCCTCCCTCCAGCTACATTCAGTAAGATTCAAGTCAACCTGGCTGCCTTCTGCAGTTAATAAACGTTCTTTCCCTCTCGTATGTTTTCCGCAGAAATCGCCCTACTTTATATTCGCATCCATCATTTGCGTAAATTAAGCCTGAGATTGCAATGTGGGCCAAGGAAATGTCCATGCCCACCGTGTCAAGGTCTTCGGGACGTTCAGTGGAAGATTTCTTCTCAGAGGTGGAAGTGCTATCCAGGGGTAGCGGTAGTAAGTTGTTGTATAGACGCTCAGAGGGGTCGGCGCGGTATGTCTGAGCGCCGCTCGCTCTGTTCCCGGTTCGACGCGTCTGGCAGTCGTCCAGGTGCTTGGTCTTGGTCATGTTGTACACCTTGTGCTCGGTGGGCAGATTGCTCAGCGAGTGCACCTCGTAGGTGACGCGACAGTATCCGGACACACCATCCTGCGAAACGAAACAGCAGTTAACAGCTACATAAGGTTCCAAGGGTGTCCGCGTCCTTTGTGCGTGTGGCATGACCCAGTTTCGAGCCGCTCAACAGCTAACGCTGCTTGACTTGTAGCATTTTTAAAGGCTGCTGGGTACTGCTGGGGATTCTAACTTTGTTGACGATTTTGTCTAGTTTTGCTCAACACGAAGGTGTAGAAGGGACAAGATACTGCAGCACGCGCATTCGTCGCTACTTCTTCAACAGCTGCGCAACAATGTACAGCAATTACCTTTCTGCATTATAAGAACCACGGAAGCGTCACTCACGCGCATTTCTGTTAGGTAAAACACAGATCCTGCAGAATGTGAGCTATTGTCGTGTCTCGGCAACTATATATGTTTACACACGAAATATACACGAAACGCAGAAGAATGATGTCACATAAGAGTTTGATTTGCTCTTAGAAGGATTTCATCTTACATGAACTAAAAATCGTAACGCCATGCTTTATTGTGTGTTCGGTTAAGCATTCAGCCGCCTTCCTGAACGGCATCGGGACCGGTCGTGCTATCTTCAAGCGCGGGCAAGCGTGAGAGTTCTCGTTTGCATTCAAAGAGTATATAGATAGGTTCACGGCGTGATGATATATAGTACGTATACACTCGCGATGCGCTCTCTCACACCGGTGTACCACAGACATTGTCTTTCTCACTGTATATGTAACAAATCTGATCGATAGTAAGAGCATCTCATTTGCTTGGTGCCGCAGGTCGCTAGctttgtgtgcgcgtgcgtgtgctgTGCGCGCATATGCGGGGTTCTTGATTGATCAGTCGTCCATATATATCCTTCCATCTCTACCATACGCACAACGCAATCTGATTGCTATAAATTATAAGCTTAAAAACAATAAagctagttttcttttttcgcgaacTCACTGTTCGCGTACACAGCTCCCATCTTGTTCAGTTTGGGCCTCTCAAGGTATCAGAGCGCATACGCCTCCTTTTGCATTCGTCGCGCTGTGGAGTTGGCAGACCGTGCCAGTCAAGTGGACAGGTTTGTATCGGCACCTTACCTCATAGAAAGATGCCACAGCTGGGAGCTCCCGCGGCGTATCAACCTGGTTCTGTAGGAGCGTCAGCACGGACTGGTACACGTGGTGGATCCAGGCTGGGGCACCAAGGCTGATCTCGTATTTCACCACCTATCGGGGAAGGACGGAAGGGCGCGTCCCATCACCCCTTGCACAAACCTGGCAAGGCCATCGAACTGCAGAAATACCGATAGTATTCGGGGAGCCTGCACGAGTATACCGCTGCGAttatgcttaaaaaaaaagaagtcgcagtttcgcccgaaaggcgaagcattagTTTCACCTAAAGCGTGTACCTAAATTAAGTATACGCGAGCTGTTTATTAtatcacccccatcgaaatgcggccaccgcggccggggtCGAATATAGACGACCTTGAGCTTAGCAGCGcatgcaatgccatagccacgtACGGGTCTTCCACGTCGGGTAGTTGTGTGCATTAAATACATAACGTTTGTTATCCTGCTAATGCTGACATTCTGAAGCTAACGCGAGAAATACAGATAGTAATCGGAGAGTGCCTTACTGGGCGAGCCGAGTCGGAGAGCGAGCAAATGCATGCAAATGCAGCTAATTTGGCCAAAGCGTAGCAAACGACAAAAGAGAGTCCTCCCCCCCTCCTGCTAACGGCACCGGAGCGCCATTCGCAGCGCCGCAATCCAAAACTACGCGTGCTAGAACAGAGCCCACAGGAAGCCACAAGCCATCTCGGCTTGCGTGGCCATTTTACCCGCCGAAGATTACCTTCGAAACAGGGCGCGTGTACAGCCACCGCTCAGCTGCGCCGCGCACAGCATCTACGGCCGGGCTGTAAATAATCGGAGACGCGCTGGAGCAGCCAAAAGTAGCGGGATGAGTCGGAGGAAGAAGAAagtgtgacgtcacagcaagGGCTGACCTTTATTGAACCCGATACACACGGCGAAGGGACCCAGGCACAGTCCACACTGATGATGCGTCCTCAAGTgggatgaagaggaaaggcacaCGTTTGAGGGTGATAATATACAGG
This genomic window from Dermacentor albipictus isolate Rhodes 1998 colony chromosome 9, USDA_Dalb.pri_finalv2, whole genome shotgun sequence contains:
- the LOC139049743 gene encoding uncharacterized protein isoform X2; this translates as MRAFGTLLLLLLLADPVPTYQSPGDVVYEVRATVSLERHKANVINGTELQYAGELAIYPVGRDTYQARFLNFSVIKHEPLARTACPRCRLETLSMMPPERRYPPANAAEDLDSLQVSVVQNESTPLPTCPGCNLETLIIAPPERLQPQVDAVGDIDYSLALSYPVQFVLRSGKVVKYEISLGAPAWIHHVYQSVLTLLQNQVDTPRELPAVASFYEDGVSGYCRVTYEVHSLSNLPTEHKVYNMTKTKHLDDCQTRRTGNRASGAQTYRADPSERLYNNLLPLPLDSTSTSEKKSSTERPEDLDTDDSAVTAHEVSYYRVNGSLIEYAISESLATLPVPGGSVVVRTRLQLELASHGAPPMDTAVQFDGEPRTSLKLNLSEVAENFNRYAYGYRTGSPEQVKPEVFAQLLDEVAEELADLELSVETRRTPALMLKLVSMVSLLNTEQLKQAMPSALLSETSDLEPKEQLLRALYIDLLRNARSRSAVEMALYLMDQQLLSRHEIARLFGNLSIFLRTNVDTDTRELLRDLCKSTEGLVDIRLRAATCSHLGNTVIRGCSHAP
- the LOC139049743 gene encoding uncharacterized protein isoform X1, translating into MRAFGTLLLLLLLAAAASAILLDPVPTYQSPGDVVYEVRATVSLERHKANVINGTELQYAGELAIYPVGRDTYQARFLNFSVIKHEPLARTACPRCRLETLSMMPPERRYPPANAAEDLDSLQVSVVQNESTPLPTCPGCNLETLIIAPPERLQPQVDAVGDIDYSLALSYPVQFVLRSGKVVKYEISLGAPAWIHHVYQSVLTLLQNQVDTPRELPAVASFYEDGVSGYCRVTYEVHSLSNLPTEHKVYNMTKTKHLDDCQTRRTGNRASGAQTYRADPSERLYNNLLPLPLDSTSTSEKKSSTERPEDLDTDDSAVTAHEVSYYRVNGSLIEYAISESLATLPVPGGSVVVRTRLQLELASHGAPPMDTAVQFDGEPRTSLKLNLSEVAENFNRYAYGYRTGSPEQVKPEVFAQLLDEVAEELADLELSVETRRTPALMLKLVSMVSLLNTEQLKQAMPSALLSETSDLEPKEQLLRALYIDLLRNARSRSAVEMALYLMDQQLLSRHEIARLFGNLSIFLRTNVDTDTRELLRDLCKSTEGLVDIRLRAATCSHLGNTVIRGCSHAP